One window from the genome of Mumia sp. ZJ1417 encodes:
- a CDS encoding M18 family aminopeptidase: MSSESTTPSPLDERAQDLCALVDASPSPFHLCEEVAGRLVAAGFALVRETDAWPIALGRYYLVRGGSLVAWSTESAQGPQSAFRIVGGHTDSPNLRLKQHPDRTSAGWETVALQPYGGPLLNSWLDRELGLSGRVTVRTGAGVEQRLVRIDDPVLTVPQLAIHLAEDRKGVELNPQRHLDALYGVGEGAGVLSDVAVALDVDVDALLGWELMVHDLVPSRVFGRNGDLLAAPRLDNQTTCWAGTTALLDAVERATDGIVPLLVLFDHEEVGSTSDRGAESDLLVTAIERIVLAAGGTRDDYHRAVAASLVASGDMAHATHPNYADRHEPHHQIVPNGGPVLKVHPNLRYATDATGAAAFALACAQAGVPMQRYEHRADLPCGSTVGPMTAARTGIPTVDVGAPQLAMHAARELMGAADPGMYADALAAFLAPVR; the protein is encoded by the coding sequence ATGTCTTCCGAGAGCACGACCCCCAGCCCACTCGACGAGCGCGCACAGGACCTGTGCGCGCTCGTCGACGCTTCTCCGTCGCCCTTCCACCTGTGCGAGGAGGTCGCCGGCAGGCTCGTGGCCGCCGGATTCGCTCTGGTCCGCGAGACCGACGCCTGGCCGATCGCCCTGGGCCGCTACTACCTCGTGCGCGGGGGTTCGCTCGTCGCCTGGTCGACCGAGTCGGCGCAGGGCCCGCAGTCGGCGTTCCGGATCGTCGGAGGGCACACCGACTCGCCGAACCTGCGTCTCAAGCAGCACCCCGACCGGACGAGCGCGGGGTGGGAGACGGTGGCGCTGCAGCCGTACGGAGGACCGCTGCTCAACTCGTGGCTCGACCGCGAGCTGGGGCTGTCCGGTCGCGTGACCGTACGGACAGGGGCTGGCGTCGAGCAGCGGCTCGTCCGCATCGATGACCCGGTCCTCACCGTGCCGCAGCTGGCGATCCACCTGGCGGAGGACCGCAAGGGCGTCGAGCTCAACCCCCAGCGCCACCTCGACGCCTTGTACGGCGTGGGGGAGGGGGCCGGCGTCCTGTCCGACGTCGCGGTCGCGCTCGACGTCGACGTCGACGCCCTGCTCGGCTGGGAGCTCATGGTCCACGACCTCGTGCCGAGCCGAGTGTTCGGGCGCAACGGCGACCTGCTGGCCGCGCCGCGCCTGGACAACCAGACGACGTGCTGGGCGGGCACGACCGCGTTGCTCGATGCCGTCGAGCGCGCGACCGATGGGATCGTCCCGCTGCTGGTGCTGTTCGACCACGAGGAGGTCGGGTCGACCTCCGACCGCGGCGCCGAGTCAGACCTTCTCGTGACGGCGATCGAGCGGATCGTCCTCGCTGCCGGCGGCACCCGCGACGACTACCACCGGGCGGTGGCGGCCTCGCTCGTCGCGTCGGGCGACATGGCGCACGCGACGCACCCGAACTATGCCGACCGGCACGAGCCGCACCACCAGATCGTGCCCAACGGCGGGCCCGTCCTCAAGGTTCACCCCAACCTCCGCTATGCGACGGACGCGACCGGCGCCGCGGCGTTCGCCCTGGCCTGCGCCCAGGCCGGCGTGCCGATGCAGCGCTACGAGCACCGCGCCGACCTGCCCTGCGGGTCGACGGTCGGACCGATGACGGCCGCTCGCACGGGCATCCCGACCGTCGATGTGGGGGCTCCGCAGCTGGCGATGCACGCGGCGCGAGAGCTGATGGGAGCCGCTGATCCGGGGATGTACGCGGACGCGCTGGCGGCGTTCCTTGCACCCGTGCGATGA
- a CDS encoding DUF3068 domain-containing protein translates to MGKKTGFAAVVIGAFLLVLAVLAKTYAYDQLATVPLDQETETVSKTAPGDDATYLNVGAEGGPAIETGPLESRRFVVGQVEASKEASDELDEDIAVWDTFSFTAPPGTASEDALSGTRDLVPFERYSGETVRWTGASTETSGVKIEPTVFYGQYFKFPFNTQKEDYEFWDGSVKKATPVTYEGTDELEGLSVYKFVQEIEPVKIAELQVPGNLVGSTEATVLADRIYGNTRTLWVEPETGVIIKGQEAQLATLEVDGETKATITDAKLGYDDETVKATVDDYATKASLLKMIRVWIPLIGGILGVVLVLGGAVILLRGRNGGDDTPKHASSDSDAPADTASAKV, encoded by the coding sequence GTGGGCAAGAAGACCGGGTTCGCAGCCGTCGTCATCGGCGCGTTCCTCCTGGTTCTGGCCGTCCTGGCCAAGACGTATGCGTACGACCAGTTGGCCACCGTGCCGCTCGACCAGGAGACCGAGACCGTCTCCAAGACGGCGCCGGGTGACGACGCCACCTATCTCAACGTCGGAGCCGAGGGTGGCCCCGCCATCGAGACCGGCCCGCTGGAGTCGCGCCGCTTCGTCGTCGGTCAGGTCGAGGCCAGCAAGGAGGCCAGCGACGAGCTCGACGAGGACATCGCGGTGTGGGACACCTTCTCCTTCACGGCGCCTCCGGGCACCGCTTCCGAGGACGCCCTGAGCGGCACGCGTGACCTCGTTCCGTTCGAGCGCTACTCCGGCGAGACCGTCCGGTGGACCGGTGCGAGCACCGAGACCAGCGGTGTCAAGATCGAGCCGACCGTGTTCTACGGCCAGTACTTCAAGTTCCCCTTCAACACCCAGAAGGAGGACTACGAGTTCTGGGACGGGTCCGTCAAGAAGGCGACGCCTGTCACGTACGAGGGCACCGACGAGCTTGAGGGCCTCTCGGTCTACAAGTTCGTCCAGGAGATCGAGCCGGTCAAGATCGCCGAGCTGCAGGTCCCGGGCAACCTCGTGGGCAGCACCGAGGCGACCGTGCTGGCGGACCGCATCTACGGCAACACCCGCACCCTCTGGGTCGAGCCGGAGACCGGCGTCATCATCAAGGGCCAGGAGGCGCAGCTCGCGACGCTCGAGGTCGACGGCGAGACCAAGGCGACGATCACCGACGCCAAGCTCGGCTACGACGACGAGACGGTCAAGGCGACGGTCGACGACTACGCCACCAAGGCCTCGCTGCTCAAGATGATCCGCGTCTGGATCCCCTTGATCGGCGGCATCCTCGGTGTGGTGCTCGTCCTCGGTGGAGCCGTGATCCTGCTCCGCGGCCGCAATGGCGGCGACGACACCCCGAAGCACGCGTCGTCCGACTCCGACGCGCCAGCCGACACCGCGAGCGCGAAGGTGTGA
- the coaE gene encoding dephospho-CoA kinase encodes MTRVGLTGGIGAGKSAVAGLLREHGAIVVDADALSREVVEPGTSGLEAIVKRFGEAVLDRDGRLDRPALGALVFADDQARRDLEAIIHPRVRARAAELEAAAGPGAVVVHDVPLLVETGQAGLYDVVVVVDVPVETQIERLAANRGMSRAAAQSRIAVQATREQRLQAADVVLDNTGSLDELADAVGALWERLSLGVGESPRA; translated from the coding sequence GTGACGCGCGTCGGGCTCACCGGGGGCATCGGCGCGGGCAAGAGTGCGGTCGCGGGGCTGCTGCGCGAGCACGGGGCCATCGTTGTCGATGCCGACGCCCTCTCCCGCGAGGTCGTCGAGCCGGGCACATCGGGCCTCGAGGCCATCGTCAAGCGCTTCGGCGAGGCGGTCCTGGACCGCGACGGCCGCCTGGATCGCCCTGCCCTGGGAGCCCTCGTCTTCGCTGACGACCAGGCACGGCGTGACCTCGAGGCGATCATCCATCCTCGTGTCCGCGCGCGGGCAGCCGAGCTGGAGGCTGCCGCCGGTCCGGGTGCCGTGGTGGTCCACGACGTGCCGCTGCTGGTGGAGACGGGCCAAGCGGGGCTGTACGACGTGGTGGTGGTCGTCGACGTCCCGGTCGAGACCCAGATCGAGCGTCTGGCGGCCAACCGCGGCATGTCGCGTGCAGCGGCGCAGAGCCGCATCGCCGTTCAAGCGACGCGTGAGCAGCGGCTCCAGGCTGCCGACGTGGTCCTCGACAACACCGGCTCCCTCGACGAGCTCGCCGATGCCGTCGGCGCGCTGTGGGAGCGCCTGTCGCTCGGAGTCGGCGAGAGCCCTCGGGCCTAG
- a CDS encoding lipoate--protein ligase family protein: MRFILDPKPVDSDPVTDVAIAHALLRQASDGEIGPTVRISVPGVPTAAFGRSDVRRAGFVSATEASRALGFAPIVRGAGGRVAAYTDKTLVIDHVSPDPDPGTGMRDRFRDYGALLTGVLQELGVDARLGAVPGEYCPGEYSVNARGVAKLVGTAQRIVRGAWLFSAVVVLGDGPSLRAALPIVHNRLELPLRRRSIGSVFEEAPGLDVDTVASTLVRAYDRVTEVDVAPLDDGTLARMETLRADHWPVVPGSGARRSA, from the coding sequence GTGCGCTTCATCCTCGATCCCAAGCCGGTGGATTCCGATCCGGTCACCGACGTGGCGATCGCGCACGCCCTGCTGAGGCAGGCGTCCGACGGCGAGATCGGTCCGACGGTCCGCATCAGCGTGCCTGGCGTCCCGACCGCGGCGTTCGGGCGCTCCGACGTCCGGCGTGCGGGCTTCGTGTCAGCGACCGAGGCGAGCCGGGCGCTCGGCTTCGCGCCGATCGTCCGTGGGGCGGGAGGCCGCGTGGCCGCATACACCGACAAGACACTGGTGATCGACCACGTGAGCCCCGATCCGGATCCGGGTACGGGGATGCGCGATCGCTTCCGCGACTACGGCGCGCTGCTCACCGGCGTCCTCCAGGAGCTGGGTGTCGATGCCCGCCTGGGCGCCGTGCCAGGGGAGTACTGCCCAGGCGAGTACAGCGTCAACGCACGTGGCGTCGCGAAGCTCGTCGGCACCGCGCAGCGCATCGTCCGCGGTGCGTGGCTGTTCAGTGCGGTCGTCGTCCTCGGCGACGGACCATCGCTGCGTGCAGCCCTTCCGATCGTCCACAACCGTCTCGAGCTCCCTCTGCGCCGGCGCTCGATCGGATCGGTGTTCGAGGAGGCGCCGGGCCTCGACGTCGACACGGTCGCGAGCACCCTGGTGCGGGCGTACGACCGGGTGACCGAGGTCGACGTCGCACCCCTCGACGACGGGACACTGGCACGGATGGAGACGCTGCGCGCCGATCACTGGCCTGTGGTCCCCGGGAGCGGCGCGAGGAGGTCTGCGTGA
- a CDS encoding dihydrofolate reductase family protein — protein sequence MSRTIYYTASSLDGFIATPDHSLDWLLSQPLSDDISAEMEGLTTRFGAMLMGSSTYQWMVDHEQLLDNPDAWPYAAPTWVMTHRDLPVVPGADIRFAQGEVAAVHAEAVAAAGGKEVWVVGGGDLAGQLADAGLLDQIEISYAPVTLGAGAPLLPRRLDLVQGDVRHDGTFLSATYTLAR from the coding sequence ATGAGCCGAACGATCTACTACACCGCCAGCAGTCTCGACGGATTCATCGCGACGCCCGACCACTCGCTCGACTGGCTGCTGTCCCAGCCGCTGTCCGACGACATCTCGGCCGAGATGGAGGGGCTCACCACGCGGTTCGGGGCGATGCTCATGGGCTCCAGCACCTACCAGTGGATGGTCGACCACGAGCAACTCCTCGACAACCCCGACGCCTGGCCGTACGCGGCGCCGACCTGGGTGATGACCCACCGCGACCTCCCGGTGGTCCCTGGCGCCGACATCAGGTTCGCGCAGGGTGAGGTGGCGGCCGTTCACGCCGAGGCCGTCGCCGCGGCCGGCGGCAAAGAGGTCTGGGTCGTCGGCGGCGGGGACCTGGCCGGCCAGCTCGCGGATGCGGGTCTCCTCGACCAGATCGAGATCTCGTACGCCCCCGTCACGCTCGGCGCCGGCGCCCCGCTGCTGCCGCGACGACTCGACCTCGTGCAGGGTGACGTTCGTCACGACGGTACGTTTCTCTCCGCCACCTACACGCTCGCGCGCTGA
- a CDS encoding acyltransferase, protein MKDRPDEREHRTIYPALDTMRAVASIAVVATHVAFWAGFYPEGTLGALTARLDFGVAVFFVLSGFLLGKPYLLALARHTPMPGTGRYFWHRALRILPVYWVSVVAALTLLPENDGAGPATWIESLTLTRLYTEDGLTPGLTQMWSLSTEVAFYLLLPAGMAVLARTICRHRWRPVLLVVVLAAVSVLSWLWVGLSATSLFGDLPSPGQWLPAYLSWFGVGLAFAIAAIEQSALVRRLATAPWSAWLAAAALLLIASTPIAGPVLLEPPSPAEAVAKNVLYALAAALLILPAIFAAPSTTFQRALSLPALRHLGFISYSLFCCHLVVLHLVFAWRDYEVFAAPGLEIFVLTLVISLLVSEVLYRVVELPTMRLRNLGRRTAPPATAEVSSPSEATTSS, encoded by the coding sequence GTGAAGGACCGTCCTGACGAGCGGGAGCACCGCACGATCTATCCCGCTCTCGACACGATGCGGGCCGTCGCATCCATCGCCGTGGTCGCAACCCATGTCGCCTTCTGGGCGGGCTTCTACCCCGAGGGGACCCTGGGAGCACTGACCGCACGGCTGGACTTCGGCGTAGCCGTCTTCTTTGTGCTGTCCGGCTTCCTCCTCGGCAAGCCCTACCTCCTCGCTCTTGCTCGACATACTCCGATGCCCGGCACAGGCCGGTACTTCTGGCACCGCGCGCTGCGCATCCTCCCGGTCTACTGGGTGTCCGTGGTGGCCGCACTCACCCTCCTCCCGGAGAACGACGGCGCGGGGCCCGCGACGTGGATCGAGAGTCTGACGCTCACACGCCTGTACACCGAGGACGGGCTCACCCCCGGCTTGACGCAGATGTGGAGCTTGTCGACCGAGGTCGCGTTCTACCTCCTTCTCCCCGCCGGTATGGCCGTCCTTGCCCGCACCATCTGCCGTCATCGCTGGCGCCCCGTACTTCTCGTTGTCGTCCTCGCCGCCGTGTCGGTGCTCAGCTGGCTCTGGGTCGGCCTCTCGGCGACCTCGCTCTTCGGCGACCTTCCGTCGCCAGGCCAGTGGCTGCCTGCCTACCTCAGCTGGTTTGGCGTCGGTCTCGCATTCGCGATCGCGGCGATCGAGCAGTCGGCACTCGTACGGCGTCTCGCCACCGCACCGTGGTCGGCGTGGCTCGCGGCGGCAGCGCTGCTCCTGATAGCGAGCACGCCGATCGCCGGGCCGGTCCTGCTGGAGCCGCCGTCGCCGGCAGAGGCGGTCGCCAAGAATGTCCTGTACGCCTTGGCGGCAGCCCTGCTCATCCTCCCCGCCATCTTCGCCGCGCCGTCAACGACGTTCCAGCGAGCGCTGTCACTACCCGCGCTGCGTCACCTGGGCTTCATCTCGTACAGCCTCTTCTGCTGCCACCTCGTCGTACTCCACCTGGTCTTCGCCTGGCGGGACTACGAGGTCTTCGCGGCACCCGGCTTAGAGATCTTCGTGCTCACGCTGGTGATCAGCCTTCTGGTGTCGGAGGTTCTCTACCGCGTTGTCGAACTGCCGACGATGCGCCTGCGCAACCTGGGCCGTCGGACGGCTCCGCCCGCGACAGCCGAGGTGAGCAGCCCGAGCGAGGCGACTACCAGCAGCTGA
- a CDS encoding RNA polymerase sigma factor RpoD/SigA → MYLDEISRTPLLDAAREVELSKTIEAGLFAQHLIEEGRVGRKKGGAPKYATLEELEWMVAEGERALDEFITANLRLVVSIARKYGRSQMPLLDLVQEGNTGLIRAVEKFDYLKGFKFSTYATWWVRQAITRGIAQQGRVVRLPVHVVEELNQVGAARRNLERKLGYEPDPAEIAEELEMTVERVLDLLAWGRDHVSLDSPVDEDGDTSLGDLVARETQPGPDHAVLDTESRDRLSGLVEHLGEREADIIRCRYGLLDGRQHKLADIGKRHGISAERVRQLEREAIQRLRKIADPDLAA, encoded by the coding sequence ATGTACCTCGACGAGATCTCGCGTACGCCGCTGCTCGACGCCGCTCGGGAAGTCGAGCTGAGCAAGACCATCGAAGCCGGACTCTTCGCCCAGCACCTCATCGAGGAGGGACGCGTCGGGCGCAAGAAGGGCGGCGCCCCGAAGTACGCGACGCTCGAGGAGCTCGAGTGGATGGTCGCCGAGGGTGAGCGTGCCCTCGACGAGTTCATCACCGCCAACCTTCGCCTCGTCGTGTCGATCGCCCGCAAGTACGGCCGCTCCCAGATGCCGCTGCTCGACCTTGTGCAGGAGGGGAACACCGGCCTGATCCGCGCGGTCGAGAAGTTCGACTACCTCAAGGGCTTCAAGTTCTCGACGTACGCGACCTGGTGGGTCCGTCAGGCCATCACGCGCGGCATCGCGCAGCAGGGTCGTGTGGTCCGCCTCCCCGTCCACGTCGTGGAGGAGCTCAACCAGGTCGGCGCCGCGCGCCGTAACCTCGAGCGCAAGCTGGGCTACGAGCCTGACCCCGCCGAGATCGCCGAGGAGCTCGAGATGACTGTCGAGCGTGTCCTCGACCTGCTCGCGTGGGGACGCGACCACGTCAGCCTCGACTCCCCCGTGGACGAGGACGGCGACACCTCGCTGGGTGACCTGGTCGCCCGCGAGACCCAGCCCGGCCCGGACCACGCGGTCCTCGACACCGAGTCGCGCGACCGGCTCTCGGGCCTGGTCGAGCACCTCGGCGAGCGTGAGGCCGACATCATCCGTTGCCGTTACGGACTGCTCGACGGACGCCAGCACAAGCTGGCCGACATCGGCAAGCGTCACGGCATCTCCGCCGAGCGGGTCCGTCAGCTCGAGCGGGAGGCGATCCAGCGACTCCGCAAGATCGCCGACCCGGACCTCGCCGCCTGA
- a CDS encoding S9 family peptidase yields the protein MSTPPVAKRHPQVRVHHGDEVVDDYEWLRDKDNPETLAYLEAENAYTAERTDHLAPLRERLFDEIKSRVLETDLSVPVRRGDWWYYARTFEGREYAVHCRRPIAGPDDWTPPELDSANAVEGEQVLLDGNAEAEGHDYFALGALSVSRDGNLLAYSTDTEGDERFTLRVKDLRTGELLGDEITGVSYGATWSFAADHLYYSTVDDAWRPDKVWRHAIGTSAESDELVFHETDERYFTGIGATRSDRYLVIASGSKITTELRVLDATDPTGEFRVVAPRREGIEYSVEHVVVGGEDRFLILHNDGALNFALASAPVATPGPEHWRTEIAPRDDTRLEDVDAFADFVVLSLRRDALSQVSVIRLDPAAEPGAPLGPQEPVVFDEPLYTSGVGANPEWHQPVVRLGYTSFVTPETVYDYVVDTGELVLRKQQPVLGGYDPTAYEQHREWAIARDGTRVPVSVVVRKGVPRDGTAPALIYGYGAYEASMDPSFRVTRLSLLDRGIVFAVAHVRGGGEMGRGWYDDGKLLHKKNTFTDFVDAARHLVAQGWTSAERLVAEGGSAGGLLMGAVANDAPQDFAGILAVVPFVDALTSILDPSLPLTVIEWDEWGDPLHDADVYAYMKSYTPYENVVAQDYPKILAITSLNDTRVLYVEPAKWVARLRAVAGADVLLKTEMSAGHGGVSGRYESWKERAYELAWVIDTLGAPEEPVPSDG from the coding sequence ATGAGCACCCCTCCGGTCGCCAAGCGGCACCCGCAGGTCCGCGTCCACCACGGCGACGAGGTCGTCGACGACTACGAGTGGCTGCGCGACAAGGACAACCCCGAGACCCTCGCCTACCTCGAGGCCGAGAACGCCTACACGGCCGAGCGGACCGACCACCTCGCCCCGCTGCGCGAGCGCCTCTTCGACGAGATCAAGTCCCGGGTGCTCGAGACCGACCTGTCGGTGCCGGTGCGCCGTGGCGACTGGTGGTACTACGCCCGCACCTTCGAGGGCCGCGAGTACGCCGTCCACTGCCGACGCCCGATCGCCGGCCCCGACGACTGGACGCCGCCCGAGCTCGACTCCGCCAACGCCGTCGAGGGCGAGCAGGTGCTCCTCGACGGCAACGCGGAGGCCGAGGGCCACGACTACTTCGCGCTCGGCGCGCTGAGCGTGAGCCGTGACGGCAACCTTCTCGCGTACTCGACCGACACCGAGGGCGACGAGCGCTTCACGCTGCGCGTCAAGGACCTCCGTACGGGCGAGCTGCTCGGCGACGAGATCACCGGCGTCTCGTACGGCGCGACCTGGTCCTTCGCGGCGGACCACCTCTACTACTCCACCGTCGACGACGCCTGGCGGCCCGACAAGGTCTGGCGCCACGCGATCGGCACCTCCGCCGAGTCCGACGAGCTGGTCTTCCACGAGACCGACGAGCGCTACTTCACGGGCATCGGCGCGACGCGCAGCGACCGCTACCTCGTGATCGCCTCCGGCTCCAAGATCACCACCGAGCTGCGGGTCCTCGACGCGACCGATCCCACGGGCGAGTTCCGGGTCGTCGCCCCACGTCGCGAGGGCATCGAATACTCCGTCGAGCACGTCGTGGTCGGCGGCGAGGACCGTTTCCTGATCCTGCACAACGACGGCGCGCTCAACTTCGCGCTGGCGAGCGCCCCGGTGGCGACCCCGGGCCCGGAGCACTGGCGCACCGAGATCGCGCCCCGCGACGACACCCGGCTGGAGGACGTCGACGCGTTCGCCGACTTCGTCGTCCTCAGCCTGCGCCGGGACGCGCTCAGCCAGGTGTCCGTGATCCGCCTCGACCCCGCGGCCGAGCCCGGCGCGCCCCTCGGCCCCCAGGAGCCCGTCGTCTTCGACGAGCCGCTCTACACCAGCGGCGTCGGCGCCAACCCCGAGTGGCACCAGCCCGTCGTCCGCCTCGGCTACACCTCGTTCGTCACCCCCGAGACCGTGTACGACTACGTGGTCGACACCGGCGAGCTGGTCCTGCGCAAGCAGCAGCCCGTGCTCGGCGGCTACGACCCGACGGCCTACGAGCAGCACCGCGAGTGGGCGATCGCCCGCGACGGCACCCGCGTCCCGGTCTCGGTGGTCGTCCGCAAGGGCGTTCCCCGCGACGGCACCGCCCCGGCGCTGATCTACGGCTACGGCGCGTACGAGGCGAGCATGGACCCGAGCTTCCGGGTGACCCGCCTCTCACTGCTCGACCGCGGCATCGTCTTCGCGGTCGCGCACGTGCGCGGCGGTGGTGAGATGGGGCGCGGCTGGTACGACGACGGCAAGCTGCTCCACAAGAAGAACACCTTCACCGACTTCGTCGACGCAGCACGCCACCTCGTCGCCCAGGGCTGGACGAGCGCGGAGCGGCTCGTCGCCGAGGGCGGCTCCGCAGGGGGCCTCCTCATGGGTGCCGTCGCCAACGACGCCCCGCAGGACTTCGCCGGCATCCTCGCCGTCGTGCCGTTCGTCGATGCGCTCACATCGATTCTCGACCCGTCGCTCCCGCTGACCGTGATCGAGTGGGACGAGTGGGGCGACCCGCTCCACGACGCCGACGTCTACGCCTACATGAAGTCCTACACGCCGTACGAGAACGTCGTCGCCCAGGACTACCCCAAGATCCTCGCCATCACGAGCCTCAACGACACCCGTGTCCTGTACGTGGAGCCGGCCAAGTGGGTCGCGCGCCTGCGTGCGGTCGCGGGCGCCGACGTCCTCCTCAAGACGGAGATGAGCGCGGGCCACGGCGGGGTGAGCGGCCGCTACGAGTCCTGGAAGGAGCGGGCGTACGAGCTCGCCTGGGTGATCGACACGCTCGGCGCGCCGGAGGAGCCGGTGCCGTCCGACGGCTGA
- the rpsA gene encoding 30S ribosomal protein S1, which produces MTSSIQAAPAAPQVAINDIGSEEDFLAAVDKTIKYFNDGDIVDGTIVKVDRDEVLLDIGYKTEGVIPSRELSIKHDVDPHEVVSVGDAVEALVLQKEDKEGRLILSKKRAQYERAWGDIEKIKDEDGVVEGTVIEVVKGGLILDIGLRGFLPASLVEMRRVRDLAPYVGQKLEAKIIELDKNRNNVVLSRRAWLEQTQSEVRQNFLTQLQKGQIRKGVVSSIVNFGAFVDLGGVDGLVHVSELSWKHIDHPSEVVQVGDEVTVEVLDVDMDRERVSLSLKATQEDPWQHFARTHQIGQIVPGKVTKLVPFGAFVRVEEGIEGLVHISELAERHVEIPEQVVQVGDSVMVKIIDIDLERRRISLSLKQANETEVAQDADDFDPTLYGMASSYDAQGNYIYPDGFDPETGEWREGFDEQRETWERQYAEAHTRWEAHKKQIVDAETAAREAGQASSGGSYSSAAPQESSSRPSTNGGSGGGGGGGALASDEALQALRDKLTGGE; this is translated from the coding sequence ATGACGAGCAGCATCCAGGCAGCACCCGCAGCGCCGCAGGTCGCGATCAACGACATCGGTAGCGAGGAGGACTTCCTCGCCGCGGTCGACAAGACCATCAAGTACTTCAACGACGGTGACATCGTCGACGGCACCATCGTCAAGGTCGATCGTGACGAGGTTCTCCTCGACATCGGCTACAAGACCGAAGGCGTCATTCCCTCGCGGGAGCTGTCCATCAAGCACGACGTCGACCCCCACGAGGTCGTCTCGGTCGGCGACGCCGTCGAGGCCCTCGTCCTCCAGAAGGAGGACAAGGAGGGGCGTCTGATCCTCTCGAAGAAGCGGGCGCAGTACGAGCGCGCCTGGGGCGACATCGAGAAGATCAAGGACGAGGACGGCGTCGTCGAGGGCACCGTCATCGAGGTCGTCAAGGGCGGCCTCATCCTCGACATCGGCCTGCGTGGCTTCCTGCCCGCGTCGCTGGTCGAGATGCGCCGTGTCCGCGACCTCGCGCCGTACGTCGGTCAGAAGCTCGAAGCGAAGATCATCGAGCTCGACAAGAACCGCAACAACGTGGTCCTGTCGCGTCGCGCCTGGCTCGAGCAGACGCAGTCGGAGGTTCGCCAGAACTTCCTCACGCAGCTGCAGAAGGGTCAGATCCGCAAGGGCGTCGTCTCGTCGATCGTCAACTTCGGCGCATTCGTCGACCTCGGTGGTGTGGACGGGCTCGTCCACGTCTCGGAGCTGTCGTGGAAGCACATCGACCACCCGTCCGAGGTCGTCCAGGTGGGCGACGAGGTTACGGTCGAGGTCCTCGACGTCGACATGGACCGCGAGCGCGTCTCGCTGTCGCTGAAGGCGACCCAGGAGGATCCGTGGCAGCACTTCGCCCGGACCCACCAGATCGGCCAGATCGTCCCGGGCAAGGTCACCAAGCTCGTCCCGTTCGGCGCCTTCGTGCGCGTCGAGGAGGGCATCGAGGGCCTGGTGCACATCTCGGAGCTCGCCGAGCGTCACGTTGAGATCCCGGAGCAGGTCGTCCAGGTCGGCGACTCGGTGATGGTCAAGATCATCGATATCGACCTCGAGCGTCGCCGCATCTCGCTGTCGCTGAAGCAGGCCAACGAGACCGAGGTCGCTCAGGACGCCGACGACTTCGATCCGACGCTCTACGGCATGGCTTCGTCGTACGACGCCCAGGGCAACTACATCTACCCCGACGGCTTCGACCCGGAGACGGGCGAGTGGCGCGAGGGCTTCGACGAGCAGCGCGAGACGTGGGAGCGGCAGTACGCCGAGGCCCACACCCGCTGGGAGGCCCACAAGAAGCAGATCGTCGACGCGGAGACCGCGGCTCGCGAGGCCGGTCAGGCCAGCAGCGGTGGCTCCTACTCGAGCGCTGCTCCGCAGGAGTCGAGCAGCCGTCCGTCCACCAACGGTGGTAGCGGCGGTGGCGGCGGCGGTGGCGCTCTCGCCTCGGACGAGGCGCTGCAGGCCCTGCGCGACAAGCTCACCGGCGGCGAGTGA